A part of Cannabis sativa cultivar Pink pepper isolate KNU-18-1 chromosome 6, ASM2916894v1, whole genome shotgun sequence genomic DNA contains:
- the LOC115694920 gene encoding uncharacterized protein LOC115694920, which yields MSGYAKKENAFVDKYFSDQQVTVSAVEERFRYSDFKLDEYAVKMAVLYFVSNCLFTSPNSKKVPNEILNIVGIGDYESFPWGKLVFKKTLHNLRIGLRGVPKKKRGKILVPSILISVKGKQRLLIKNLRGLTSCLVFLMHFLFGFTKLFLFVEEFGFCEYDSDPEYRICRWLNVGLPNNSAVERKVFSSPKLKGEYIFPTDEERSMLNLSGLEFIEKEDSDVDVDRVGAIGLQSSILNELRRDVKKVIQKQLHFDASFEGFTSDIKCRFKELELNMISHIDSKIDESLQFYLDLKFNDLKEKFDDLKASQSVVDIRDDSGGDSDDESGLKDGVNVDLAVKDDLVMKEVDDVDLVTENVKDYSIDPVLNLAESGGVLVNEGDTVVEGEGLQNVGDGGLVKEGHTALLGDNDDVPSFDIMGFLSSQPDANADKEKRKKQDEDDHAKFKDLNKKSKDDEDDGDDQVTTLYILFFISLIYFFSSFYFLFFFLIIC from the exons ATGAGTGGTTATGCAAAGAAGGAGAATGCATTTGTGGATAAGTATTTTAGTGATCAACAAGTAACAGTCAGTGCTGTGGAGGAGAGGTTTAGGTATAGTGATTTTAAGTTGGACGAATACGCTGTTAAGATGGCGGTGTTGTATTTCGTTTCTAATTGCTTGTTCACAAGCCCTAATTCCAAGAAGGTTCCTAATGAAATACTCAATATTGTTGGGATTGGTGATTATGAGAGTTTTCCTTGGGGAAAATTAGTTTTTAAGAAAACTTTACACAACTTGAGGATTGGTTTGAGGGGTGTACCAAAGAAAAAACGGGGAAAGATATTGGTTCCAAGCATATTGATAAGCGTAAAGGGAAAGCAAAGGCTGCTGATAAAGAATCTTCGAGGACTTACAAGTTGCCTTGTTTTCCTTATGCATTTCTTGTTTGGATTTACGAAACTATTCCTCTTTGTCGAAGAATTTGGTTTTTGTGAATATGATAGTGATCCAGAATATAGGATTTGTAGATGGTTGAATGTGGGTCTTCCTAATAATAGTGCTGTTGAGAGGAAAGTTTTTTCATCTCCTAAg CTGAAAGGTGAATATATATTTCCTACAGATGAAGAGAGATCAATGCTTAATCTATCTGGTCTTGAGTTTATTGAGAAGGAAGATTCAGATGTTGATGTTGATCGAGTTGGTGCGATTGGTTTAcaatcttctattttaaatgagTTAAGGAGGGACGTTAAAAAAGTAATTCAAAAGCAATTACATTTTGATGCGTCTTTTGAGGGTTTTACATCAGATATTAAGTGTAGATTCAAGGAGTTGGAACTCAATATGATTTCCCACATAGATTCTAAGATTGATGAAAGTTTGCAATTTTACTTGGATTTGAAATTTAATGACTTGAAAGAAAAGTTTGATGATTTAAAAGCTTCTCAGAGTGTCGTGGATATCCGTGATGATAGTGGTGGTGATAGTGATGAT GAATCTGGTTTGAAAGATGGTGTTAATGTTGATTTGGCAGTGAAGGAT GATCTAGTTATGAAAGAGGTTGATGATGTAGATTTGGTTACTGAAAATGTTAAAGATTATTCTATT GATCCTGTTTTAAATCTTGCTGAAAGTGGTGGTGTGTTGGTTAATGAGGGAGACACTGTTGTAGAG GGTGAAGGTTTACAAAATGTTGGAGATGGTGGTTTGGTTAAAGAAGGACACACTGCTTTACTG GGTGATAATGATGATGTTCCAAGTTTTGATATAATGGGTTTTCTTTCATCTCAGCCCGATGCTAATGCTGATAAAGAGAAGAGGAAAAAACAAGATGAAGATGATCATGCTAAGTTTAAAGATTTAAATAAGAAATCAAaggatgatgaagatgatggtGATGACCAGGTAAccactttgtatattttattttttatttccttaatttattttttttcatctttttattttttatttttttttctcattatatgttaa
- the LOC133039136 gene encoding uncharacterized protein LOC133039136, whose protein sequence is MVNTRSSLSPSGSSKLLLDKLKMKKTISEDDNEDLSGGSEGSGDVSVKEVKRKQYNRGNKKVTDDRPLKKLKQVVEYDEDFYDSDDLEVENNESMKEWELYFKHEDRVGGRIIFFPNHENNVIAIINSKLTPSQAKLFRETCFGHFLDMNPIAMQTQLIHSALHREVHQKNPYEMWFKFGSQNFRFSLAEFCCGRFIMCW, encoded by the exons ATGGTTAATACTCGTTCTTCCCTTTCTCCATCTGGTTCATCGAAGCTTCTTCTTGACAAGTTAAAAATGAAGAAAACGATTTCTGAAGATGACAATGAAGATCTTTCTGGTGGTTCTGAGGGCTCTGGTGATGTTTCTGTTAAGGAAGTGAAGAGGAAGCAATATAATCGTGGAAACAAGAAGGTTACTGACGATCGgcctttgaaaaaattaaaacaagttGTTGAATATGATGAGGACTTCTACGACAGTGATGATCTAGAAGTTGAGAACAATGAATCGATGAAG gagTGGGAGTTATATTTCAAGCATGAGGATAGGGTTGGTggaagaataattttttttcctaaccATGAAAACAATGTTATTGCCATTATCAATAGTAAATTGACTCCTTCTCAAGCAAAGCTGTTTCGTGAGACATGTTTTGGACATTTTTTGGACATGAATCCAATTGCAATGCAAACTCAGTTGATTCACAGTGCTTTGCACAGGGAGGTACACCAGAAAAATCCTTATGAAATGTGGTTCAAATTTGGTTCTCAAAATTTCAGGTTTAGTTTGGCTGAGTTCTGTTGTGGTAGGTTTATTATGTGTTGGTGA
- the LOC133038996 gene encoding uncharacterized protein LOC133038996, with protein MVDSSAIDVVVAGVIGSPNLFDSQGTEDSITLSAMEIINEKIETIEGSLKKEKNLEANSYEFAKRVPNIGSALRSPFTSDFGSIGSSSKPKGEQSKLLAFSSVALDRIDDLQSKLFEQWFKVGFNDRNKIKKFKERDRKLKVPLDFAIMKIDDKMWFYDLLTPGRNLSCSHLDVCFYYLRKEIKYNESVNSFVNTTDCFFAAQIFEMYNEFVKNDCDIESVKKDSKASVYVAGFGMYCNRKWIELDNVLMPINLIDLAHWIMCIFDIRLRCLKVCNSMRFGRYKNSEKLVRAFAVMLPILLSHVNFYDQRKDIDKSTRFFQGKSETDPLEIVIVQDLPQQEQCDCGVFVIKYAEYFIHGLIDKIPKELDIPFVRKKLCVELFVHAKKKEVSGYESPSEYPGRMEKDGKKKK; from the exons ATGGTTGATTCATCTGCAATTGATGTTGTTGTGGCTGGTGTCATTGGGTCTCCTAACTTGTTTGATAGTCAAGGTACAGAAGATAGTATTACTTTGTCAGCCATGGAgatcattaatgaaaaaattgaaaccaTTGAAGGAAGCCTGAAAAAG GAAAAGAATTTAGAAGCTAATTCTTATGAGTTTGCAAAGAGGGTTCCCAATATTGGATCTGCATTGAGGAGTCCATTTACATCTGATTTTGGTTCTATTGGGAGTAGTAGTAAACCAAAGGGAGAACAATCTAAGTTGCTTGCTTTTTCTTCAGTTGCACTTGACCGTATTGATGATCTTCAGTCTAAACTTTTTGAGCAGTGGTTTAAGGTCGGTTTCAATGATAGGAACAAGATTAAAAAGTTTAAAGAACGTGATAGGAAATTGAAAGTCCCGTTGGATTTTGCAATTATGAAGATTGATGATAAGATGTGGTTTTATGATTTGCTGACTCCTGGAAGAAATTTGTCATGCTCG CATTTGGATGTTTGTTTTTACTACTTGAGAAAGGAGATAAAGTACAATGAGAGTGTAAACTCTTTTGTTAATACCACTGATTGTTTCTTTGCTGCCCAGATTTTTGAGATGTATAATGAGTTTGTTAAGAATGATTGTGACATTGAATCTGTTAAGAAGGACAGCAAAGCTTCTGTATACGTAGCTGGTTTTGGTATGTATTGCAATAGAAAATGGATTGAATTAGATAATGTCTTAATGCCTATTAATCTGATTGATTTGGCTCACTGGATTATGTGCATTTTTGACATACGTTTGAGATGTCTTAAAGTGTGCAATTCTATGAGATTTGGGAGGTACAAGAACTCAGAAAAATTGGTTCGTGCTTTTGCTGTCATGTTGCCTATTTTGTTGTCACATGTAAATTTTTATGATCAAAGGAAAGATATTGATAAGAGCACAAGATTTTTTCAAGGAAAGAGTGAGACAGACCCTTTGGAAATTGTTATCGTTCAAGATTTGCCTCAACAAGAGCAGtg TGACTGTGGTGTTTTTGTTATAAAGTACGCTGAGTATTTTATTCATGGATTGATTGACAAGATTCCGAAGGAGTTGGACATTCCTTTTGTTCGAAAGAAGCTGTGTGTTGAGCTCTTTGTTCATGCTAAGAAGAAGGAAGTGAGTGGTTATGAATCACCTTCAGAGTATCCTGGGAGGATGGAAAAGGatggaaagaaaaagaagtag